Proteins found in one Solitalea lacus genomic segment:
- a CDS encoding restriction endonuclease encodes MKSSLLIEKASGEIVPFSAQKLGLSLKRAGASDAEINAIVDKVSSQLVNGSTTKEIYNIAFKLLKKQTNYTSAKYNLKQAIMQLGPSGFPFEKFLAELLKFQGFKTDLNVIIKGHCVNHEIDIIAEKDDKLFMIECKFHNQPGYICDVKIPLYIHSRFKDVEDQWERGLNYKTKFNRGWVVTNTKFSSDAIEYGKCAGLYLLGWDYPQNESLRELIDKEGLYPVTCLTTLAGAEKTKLLEQGVILCKEICVDPSLLTKIGISRGRLQKILNESRGICKHGSQYS; translated from the coding sequence ATGAAATCATCTTTGTTAATTGAAAAAGCATCGGGAGAAATTGTTCCTTTCTCAGCTCAAAAACTTGGACTCTCTTTAAAACGAGCGGGGGCGAGTGATGCTGAGATTAATGCAATAGTTGATAAAGTAAGCAGCCAACTCGTTAATGGAAGCACTACCAAAGAAATCTATAATATTGCATTTAAGTTGTTGAAAAAACAAACGAATTACACCTCTGCAAAATATAACCTGAAACAAGCAATTATGCAGTTAGGTCCTTCGGGTTTCCCATTCGAAAAGTTCCTGGCAGAGCTCTTGAAATTTCAGGGATTCAAAACGGATCTTAATGTTATTATTAAAGGGCATTGTGTGAATCATGAGATTGATATTATTGCGGAAAAGGATGATAAACTCTTTATGATTGAATGTAAGTTTCATAATCAACCGGGTTACATATGCGATGTGAAAATTCCACTCTACATCCATTCCCGGTTTAAAGATGTGGAAGATCAGTGGGAGAGAGGCCTCAATTATAAAACTAAGTTTAACAGAGGATGGGTAGTAACCAATACCAAATTTTCATCAGATGCCATAGAATATGGCAAATGTGCCGGTCTGTACTTGTTGGGCTGGGATTACCCTCAAAACGAAAGTTTGCGCGAACTAATTGATAAAGAAGGTCTGTATCCTGTTACCTGTTTAACCACACTCGCCGGTGCTGAAAAAACAAAATTGCTTGAACAGGGAGTTATTCTTTGTAAAGAAATTTGTGTCGATCCTTCGCTTCTTACAAAAATTGGAATTTCAAGAGGTAGATTACAGAAAATTTTGAATGAAAGCAGAGGGATTTGCAAGCATGGATCTCAATATTCATAA
- a CDS encoding hemerythrin domain-containing protein encodes MPYNYFLTQVMQRYSVNPLKAGGYFYAQLHLKGLDKEFIFSILNLFEENNFKAAAFEPFSIELIVDYIQRTHAFYLQKKLPEIEQSILLLHNYYQSNHPLLKTLHDFFQRYCNELGNHLREEENKLLPYIVMLRNAENSPKHLLHYLLAGEEYSITKFLAGHHDTEDELMQIRNAIRMYNPPVSDQSLHRILLSQLQAFEQDLHVHAIIEEQVLIPKAIKIETELKYKLRYLVLLN; translated from the coding sequence ATGCCCTATAATTATTTCTTAACTCAGGTAATGCAGCGTTATTCGGTTAACCCGCTAAAAGCTGGAGGGTATTTTTATGCTCAACTTCATCTGAAAGGTCTGGATAAGGAATTTATATTTTCCATTCTCAATTTGTTTGAGGAAAATAATTTCAAAGCAGCAGCGTTTGAGCCATTCAGTATTGAATTGATTGTTGACTATATCCAGCGTACGCATGCCTTTTATCTTCAAAAAAAATTGCCTGAAATAGAACAAAGCATCCTCCTGTTACACAACTATTATCAATCCAATCATCCATTGCTTAAAACCCTGCATGATTTTTTTCAACGCTATTGCAACGAGCTCGGTAATCACCTTAGGGAGGAAGAAAACAAACTGCTTCCTTATATTGTGATGTTGCGTAATGCAGAAAACTCCCCAAAGCACCTTTTGCACTATCTACTTGCAGGTGAGGAATATTCCATTACAAAATTTCTTGCCGGGCACCATGATACCGAAGACGAACTGATGCAAATTCGCAATGCCATCCGAATGTATAATCCACCGGTCTCCGATCAGTCATTACACCGTATTTTGCTTTCTCAACTGCAAGCCTTTGAGCAAGACCTGCATGTTCATGCCATTATAGAAGAGCAGGTCCTAATTCCTAAAGCTATTAAAATTGAAACTGAACTAAAATATAAGTTACGCTACTTGGTTCTATTGAACTGA
- a CDS encoding CHAD domain-containing protein — MNNHEVRVVIEKFFKFFRKCARKMEPELQFDDLILLWCEIKRFRAFLRMAGYESDTDLFLPAGIKEVYGKAGIIRNLQLHIHRIYNAAKNERKKPYKYMLLLESELDNWKDRLRKELSFNPWFDAEKIIKKELPNVIHLKAIENFVQEKITELDALIHNNHNSDDDLHLIRKKLKDLLHNFSTFEKELQRPFPVYVWNEEEIKIIKSVVAELEQFNDLCVSVSFLHQGIASEISDEEKKQLRVLLHHLSHEKEKAKINILAQLVIMNLHSIAVKTDHIN; from the coding sequence ATGAACAATCATGAGGTGCGGGTCGTTATTGAAAAGTTTTTTAAATTTTTCAGGAAGTGTGCCAGAAAAATGGAGCCTGAATTGCAGTTTGATGATCTTATTCTTTTGTGGTGTGAAATAAAAAGGTTCAGAGCCTTTCTTAGAATGGCAGGTTATGAATCGGATACTGATCTGTTCTTACCTGCGGGAATAAAAGAGGTATATGGCAAGGCTGGTATTATTAGAAACTTACAATTGCATATACATCGCATTTATAACGCTGCAAAAAATGAAAGAAAGAAGCCTTATAAATACATGCTGCTGCTAGAAAGCGAGCTTGACAATTGGAAAGACAGATTAAGGAAGGAGCTTTCTTTCAATCCCTGGTTTGATGCTGAAAAAATTATTAAAAAAGAATTGCCGAATGTTATCCATTTAAAAGCAATCGAGAATTTTGTGCAAGAAAAAATAACCGAGCTGGATGCACTTATTCACAATAATCATAACAGTGATGACGACTTGCATCTTATCCGCAAGAAATTAAAAGATCTCCTCCATAATTTCAGCACGTTTGAGAAAGAATTGCAACGGCCCTTTCCAGTCTATGTATGGAATGAAGAAGAAATTAAAATTATAAAAAGTGTTGTTGCTGAGTTGGAGCAGTTTAATGATTTGTGCGTTTCCGTTTCATTTTTACATCAGGGTATTGCCAGTGAAATTAGTGACGAAGAAAAGAAACAACTAAGAGTCTTATTACATCACTTGTCACATGAAAAAGAAAAAGCGAAGATTAATATTTTAGCCCAACTGGTAATTATGAATTTGCATTCAATAGCAGTAAAAACTGATCATATAAACTGA
- a CDS encoding NADPH-dependent F420 reductase, with translation MKIAVLGTGMVGVTIASKLIELGHEVKLGSRSATNEKAEAWMGKNGRNASQGTFADAAKFGEVVFNCTKGVACLEVLKLAGAENLKGKILIDVSNPLDDSKGMPPSLAVSNTDSLGEQIQRAFPDVKVVKTLNTMWCGIMVNPRMLPETTNVYLSGNDADAKATVKGILKSFGWQEEEMLDLGDITTARGSESVLPIWLRVWMATGNGAFNFKIVAAQQ, from the coding sequence ATGAAAATTGCAGTATTAGGAACGGGCATGGTAGGAGTGACCATTGCCTCAAAATTGATTGAATTAGGACACGAAGTAAAATTGGGGAGCCGCTCGGCTACTAATGAAAAAGCTGAGGCCTGGATGGGCAAGAACGGCAGGAATGCCTCTCAAGGTACCTTTGCTGATGCAGCAAAATTCGGAGAGGTCGTCTTTAACTGCACAAAAGGTGTAGCTTGCTTAGAAGTTTTGAAATTGGCTGGAGCAGAAAACCTGAAAGGTAAAATTCTGATTGATGTGTCCAATCCGCTTGACGATTCAAAAGGCATGCCGCCTTCGCTGGCTGTTAGCAACACCGACTCGTTAGGCGAACAAATTCAGCGAGCTTTTCCGGATGTAAAAGTGGTAAAAACATTAAACACCATGTGGTGCGGAATTATGGTCAATCCTCGCATGTTGCCCGAAACAACCAATGTTTACCTGAGCGGTAATGATGCCGATGCTAAAGCAACCGTAAAAGGTATTTTGAAATCTTTCGGTTGGCAGGAAGAAGAGATGCTTGACTTGGGCGATATTACCACCGCCAGAGGATCGGAAAGCGTTTTACCCATTTGGCTACGCGTATGGATGGCTACCGGTAACGGAGCTTTCAACTTTAAAATTGTGGCTGCACAGCAGTAA
- a CDS encoding MarR family transcriptional regulator: MGDLKNSFSGCLYYSANALARVMNEMAEEAFKPVGLPPSYCFLLMIANKEPGISAGDTAGVMQLKPSTITRLVDKMVDQGYLDRQYQGKQSFIYPTEKTKYINELIKSCWRNMYTMYAEKLGDSYARLITANVFELSKKLGV, from the coding sequence ATGGGCGATCTTAAAAATTCATTTAGTGGATGTTTGTATTATTCAGCAAATGCTTTGGCCAGGGTGATGAATGAGATGGCTGAAGAGGCTTTTAAGCCGGTTGGTTTGCCTCCATCTTATTGTTTTTTATTGATGATAGCCAATAAAGAACCCGGTATTTCTGCCGGCGATACAGCAGGGGTTATGCAGTTAAAACCTTCCACCATTACTCGATTGGTTGACAAAATGGTAGATCAAGGTTATTTAGACAGGCAATACCAAGGAAAACAATCATTCATTTACCCTACGGAGAAAACCAAATACATAAACGAGCTAATTAAAAGTTGCTGGAGGAATATGTACACCATGTATGCTGAAAAATTAGGCGACTCTTACGCGCGTCTGATCACAGCCAATGTATTTGAGCTGTCCAAGAAATTAGGGGTATAA
- a CDS encoding YgaP family membrane protein has product MKRNMGNADRMIRLIIAAMIVILYFTDFLTGTWSIILLVLAGVFVTTSAIGFCPLYAPLGINTCSIAKSTK; this is encoded by the coding sequence ATGAAGCGAAATATGGGAAATGCAGATAGAATGATCAGGTTGATCATTGCTGCGATGATTGTAATCTTATATTTTACCGACTTTTTAACTGGTACATGGAGTATTATTTTATTGGTTTTGGCCGGTGTATTTGTTACGACAAGTGCGATTGGTTTTTGCCCGCTTTATGCACCTTTGGGAATTAATACTTGCAGTATAGCCAAAAGCACGAAATAA
- a CDS encoding OsmC family protein, translating to MEPHYYHVDVNWNMERKGLMCSPELSHEANSCIEVATPPQFPKGIPGIWTPEHLFTASIGSCLMTTFLAIAENSKLNFKNFRCRSKGKLEQVDGKFMISEIILEPTVEITDKKERDKAERVLQKSEAACLISNSIKSKIIVKPTILINEQLT from the coding sequence ATGGAACCGCATTATTATCATGTTGATGTAAACTGGAACATGGAACGCAAAGGACTAATGTGTTCTCCTGAGTTAAGCCACGAGGCAAACAGTTGCATTGAAGTAGCAACCCCTCCTCAATTTCCAAAAGGCATTCCTGGCATCTGGACGCCCGAACATTTGTTTACTGCTTCGATAGGTAGTTGTTTAATGACAACTTTTTTAGCCATTGCTGAAAACTCTAAACTTAATTTTAAAAATTTTAGGTGCAGATCTAAAGGGAAATTAGAGCAAGTTGATGGAAAATTTATGATAAGTGAAATTATTCTTGAACCCACCGTTGAAATTACTGACAAAAAAGAGCGCGATAAAGCAGAACGGGTTTTGCAGAAATCGGAAGCCGCCTGTTTAATTTCAAACTCTATTAAATCAAAGATCATTGTGAAACCCACCATATTAATTAATGAACAGCTAACCTAA
- a CDS encoding 1-phosphofructokinase family hexose kinase has translation MTRIATITFSPCIDKSAAVSALLPEKKLLCSELKYEPGGGGINVARAINKLGGEAAAIYPAGGYTGEFFTQLLEDEHVPSIVIDTVSHTRENIIILDKATNQQYRFGMPAGELSENEWVACLQEIEQLMDVEFIVASGSLPPSVPLDIFARIAKIAKKKNAKLIVDTSGEALKNAIINEGVYLLKPNLGELSSLVGKEELQLDMIDDAAKEIIAKGYCEVIVVSMGAAGAMLVTKDIMQTITTPPVKRKSTVGAGDSMVAGIVLSLSKGKNLLQSVQYGVACGTAATMNPGTELCRFEDVEKLFMQIQRTRTVI, from the coding sequence ATGACTCGTATTGCAACCATAACATTTAGTCCTTGTATAGATAAAAGTGCTGCGGTAAGCGCTTTATTGCCTGAAAAGAAACTGTTATGCAGTGAACTCAAGTACGAACCTGGTGGGGGCGGGATTAATGTAGCTCGTGCCATTAATAAATTAGGTGGAGAAGCAGCTGCTATTTATCCAGCGGGAGGCTATACTGGTGAATTTTTCACCCAGTTGCTTGAAGATGAGCATGTCCCTTCAATTGTAATCGATACGGTTTCTCATACCAGGGAAAATATAATTATTCTTGATAAAGCGACGAATCAGCAGTATCGTTTTGGGATGCCTGCCGGTGAATTATCAGAAAATGAATGGGTGGCCTGTCTGCAGGAAATAGAACAGCTAATGGATGTTGAATTTATTGTAGCAAGTGGTAGTTTACCTCCAAGTGTGCCTTTAGATATTTTTGCAAGAATTGCAAAGATCGCAAAGAAGAAAAATGCCAAACTGATTGTTGATACTTCGGGTGAAGCATTGAAGAATGCTATTATTAATGAAGGCGTTTACTTGTTAAAACCTAATTTGGGCGAATTAAGTTCTCTTGTGGGTAAAGAAGAATTGCAGCTGGATATGATTGATGATGCAGCAAAAGAAATTATTGCCAAGGGTTACTGCGAAGTTATCGTTGTCTCCATGGGTGCCGCCGGAGCCATGCTGGTAACCAAAGATATTATGCAAACTATCACCACGCCTCCTGTTAAACGAAAAAGCACCGTAGGGGCTGGCGACAGCATGGTTGCCGGTATTGTTCTAAGCTTATCAAAGGGTAAAAACTTATTACAATCGGTTCAATATGGAGTGGCTTGTGGTACTGCAGCTACCATGAATCCAGGAACTGAATTATGTCGTTTTGAAGATGTTGAAAAATTATTTATGCAAATTCAACGTACGCGCACCGTTATTTGA